One genomic segment of Burkholderia multivorans ATCC BAA-247 includes these proteins:
- a CDS encoding cytochrome c codes for MLMRRWFSLLLLILYAIGPRALAQSAPALELDIDGTPQMLTPQALLARADAIDIHVPQDIAYGRPMTFRAVPFVNLFGGAPLPADGVLETRAADGFAAQLPLDLVRRGAAAGAVAWLAVEDPSRPWPKLPGKPVSAGPFYLVWVGPHASSVRGEQWPYQIVRITVESAPLARWPSLAVDPSVPADAPARTGQRLFVTQCLACHRIDGAGSSHAGPDLNAPMNPVDYFQPAALRRYIRNPASVRDWPGRAMPAFPPTQLSDRELDEIVAYLAYVARRKAPR; via the coding sequence ATGCTCATGCGTCGGTGGTTTTCGCTTCTGTTGCTGATCCTCTACGCGATCGGCCCGCGCGCGCTCGCGCAGTCCGCGCCGGCGCTCGAACTCGACATCGACGGCACGCCGCAGATGCTGACGCCGCAAGCGCTGCTCGCGCGCGCCGACGCCATCGACATCCACGTGCCGCAAGACATCGCATACGGCCGCCCGATGACGTTCCGCGCGGTGCCGTTCGTGAACCTGTTCGGCGGTGCGCCGCTGCCGGCCGATGGCGTGCTCGAGACGCGCGCCGCCGACGGCTTCGCCGCGCAGTTGCCGCTCGATCTCGTGCGCCGCGGCGCGGCGGCCGGCGCGGTCGCGTGGCTCGCGGTCGAGGATCCGTCGCGCCCGTGGCCGAAGCTGCCCGGCAAGCCCGTGAGCGCCGGGCCGTTCTATCTCGTGTGGGTCGGGCCGCACGCGTCGTCGGTGCGCGGCGAACAGTGGCCGTATCAGATCGTGCGCATTACCGTCGAATCGGCGCCGCTCGCACGCTGGCCGTCGCTCGCCGTCGATCCGTCCGTTCCTGCGGACGCCCCCGCGCGCACGGGCCAGCGCCTGTTCGTCACGCAATGCCTCGCGTGCCACCGGATCGACGGCGCCGGCAGCAGCCACGCGGGCCCCGACCTGAACGCGCCGATGAACCCCGTCGACTATTTCCAGCCGGCCGCGCTGCGCCGCTATATCCGCAACCCGGCGTCGGTGCGCGACTGGCCGGGCCGCGCGATGCCGGCGTTCCCGCCGACGCAGCTGAGCGATCGAGAACTCGACGAGATCGTCGCGTATCTGGCCTACGTCGCGCGCCGCAAAGCGCCGCGCTAG